Part of the Azospirillum formosense genome is shown below.
GGTCAGCCAGAAGCTCCACCAAGGTGGGATCGACGGGCACCGTCTCGCCGGTGCGGCGGTCGCGGAACAGTGTGGCGATGCGGTCCAGGGCCTGCGGGTCATAGCCGTCGGCGCGGCGGTAGGTGACGCTGACCGTCTCGCCGCTGGCGGGGTGGTGCAGGACGATCGAGCGGGGGCCGCCGTCCAGCGAGGCCTGGGGACCCGGAGTGGAAGCGCAGCCGGCGAGCGTTCCGCCGGCGAGCAGGCCCAGCAACGATAAGCGCAGAAGATGCCGCATGCGTCTCCCCAGAGTTCTCTCTGCGGTTGCAGGCGGTTTTCATACCATAATTGTCACACGATCCGGCAGTGACAACGGGCCACGGGGCGCGAACGGAGGCTTGGCCGTGTCCTCGGCGCATCACTGTCCAACGGGATAGTTGCCAATAAGAGGGGCCAAGTCAGAGAGGAAGCGCCATGCCTTCGCGGGCGACCAGCGTGCCGGGGCGCCGGGCCTCGGCGGCGGTGGCGATGACGTCCAGCTCGGCGTCGCTGCGCCGGGGATCGTGATGGAAGATGACCGCGCGCTTCACATCGGCCTCGTCGGCGATGCGCAGGCATTCCTCCCAGGTCGAATGGCCCCAGCCGACGCGGGCGGCGTATTCGGCGTCGGTGTAGGTGCAGTCGTAGATCAGCAGGTCGCTGCCGCGCACCAGCTCCATCACGGCGGGGTCGCGCCCGGCGGCGGGGTGCTCGGTGTCGGTGACGTAGCACAGGCTGCGCCCGGCGAACTCCACGCGATAGCCCGTCGCCCCGTCCGGATGGTTCAGCGCGGCGGTGCGCACGGTGACGCCCGGCTTGACCGCCAGCGTCTGGCCGCTGACGAAATCGTGGAAGGTGCAATCGGCCCGGAAGATCTCCACCGGGACCGGGAACAGCGGCGCCGACATCATGCATTCCAGGACGGAGCGCATCGTCCGCTCCCGCTCCAGATGACCGGCCCTGATCCGCACGCGGCTGGCCGCGTCGAAGGCCGGCGCGAAGAAGGGCAGGCCGCAGATGTGGTCAAGATGGCTGTGGGTCAGCAGCAGGTCGACGTCCACCGGCTCGCCCCGGCGCATCAGCGCCTCGCCCAGCGGGCGCAGGCCGGTGCCGGCGTCGAGGACCAAGAGGGCGTCCCCGCAGCGCAGCTCGACGCAGGGGGTGTTGCCGCCGTAGCGGACCGTGTCCGGTCCCGGGGAGGCGATGCTGCCACGCACGCCCCAGAAGCGGACGGTGAAGTCCGGCGGTGTGTCGGGCGCACCGGAACAGGCGTCGGAAACGGTTCGTGCCGTCATGGTACCGACAATTTGGCGGTAGGACCCTCGCGAGTCGAGTGAAAAGGTTGATTCACGAAACGCCCCTCCGGCCCGTCCAATGGACGACCTGGGGAGCCGATCGGCCTCGATGGAAGGGGGGATGGCGCGGGACGGGGGTAGGAGGAAAAGGCGTGCCGCACCGCCGAGATGCGGAGATGCCCAAGCCAATAAGATGTGGTAGTTTGCGCCCGTTCGCCCATCGACGCGAAAAATCGCCTCCGGACCCCGACCCCTCGGATGGACCCAGACAAACTCGCCAAAGTCCTCGCCATGGCCGAGTCGGAGCATCAGGGCGAGGCCCAGTCCGCTCTGCGCGCCGCGCGCATCATGCTGTCGAGGGCCGGCCTGTCGTTCCGCGATCTCGCCCGTGGCGCCCGTCCGGTCTCGCCCACCCCGGAACCGCCGCCCGCCGCCGGCGCCCCGCCGCCCGACCGTCCGCCGCCGCCCGACCAGCTCGTCCAGGGGCTGCGCCGTCAGGTGCGCGACCTGGAGCTGGAGGTCGCCGGGCTGAAGCGGCAGCTGGAAAAGAGCAACGGCGACATGGAGCGCCAGCGCGAGGAGGCCGACCGCTGGCGCGGCCTCGCCCGCGAAACGGCGGAAAAGCTCTGGGACCTCGGCAAGGCGCTGGAGCGCAAGCACAGCCGCCACACCAGCCTGGACAAGCGCCGCGCCATCCTCGACCTGCTGCAGGACCCCGGCAGCGCCCTGCTGGCCGATCACGAGATCGCGCGGCGGGTCGGCACCTCGCCGAAGCTGGTCGCCCATTGGCGCCGCCGGCTGGCCATCGTCGGGCGGAAGATCCGCCTGCTGCCCGTCGTGCCGCGCGGCCGCGGCCTGTGGGGCGGCGGCCGGCCGGCCGGCCCGGCCCGCGGCGGGGCGGCGCTGGAGGGCAAGCGCCAGCGCTGGATGGGCTATCCGGTCGCCGTCATCATCGCCGACCGGTCAGGGCCGCCCGGCAAGCGGCCCTGACCGGTTCCCCTGCGTCAGTTTGACGATCCGTTTCCATCGGTCGCCGCGCTGCCCATGTCCGCCGGTCCCGCCGCGGTTGGCGAACGATCGGACGCCGCGACGCGCCAGACCGTGTTCGACAGGTCGTCGGCGACGATCAGGGCGCCCTTCGGGTCCACCGTGACGCCGACCGGCCGGCCGTAGGTGTTGCCGTCCTCGCCCATGAAGCCGGTCACGACCTCGACCGGATCGCCGGCGGGGGCGCCGTCGCGGAAGGGAACGAAGATCACCTTGTAGCCGCTGGGAACGCTGCGGTTCCAGCTGCCGTGCTCGCCGACAAACACCCCGTCGGCGAAGCGCTCGCCCATCGCCGGCGAGGAGAAGGCCACGCCGAGCGCCGCGACGTGCGATCCCAGCGCGTAGTCCGGCTTGATCGCCGCGGCGACCATCTCGGGCTTCTGCGGCTGGGCGCGCGGGTCGACGTTCTGGCCCCAGTAGCTGTAGGGCCAGCCGTAGAAGGCGCCCTCACGGACCGAGGTCAGGTAATCGGGGACGAGGTTGGGGCCAAGCTCGTCGCGCTCGTTGACCACCGCCCACAGCGTGCCGGTCCCCGGCTGGATGGCCAGCGCGGTGGGGTTGCGCAGGCCGGTGGCGTATGGCCGGTGCGCGCCGGTCTGCGCATCGATCTCCCAGACCATCGCGCGGTCGGCCTCGGCGGGCATCCCGCGTTCGGTGATGTTGCTGTTGGAGCCGATGCCGACATAGAGGAAGCGCCCGTCCGGGCTGGCGGCCAGCGACTTGGTCCAGTGGTGGTTGATGTAGGAGGGCAGGTCGGTGACCTTCTCCGGCGGCCCCTCGGCGCGGGTCTGGCCCTCGTGGTAGGGGAAGCGCACCAGCGCGTCCTGGTTCGCGACGTAGATCTGGCCGTTGACGAAGGCCAGCCCGTAGGGGGCGTTCAGCTGGTCGGCGAAGACCGTGCGCTCCTCGTACTGCCCGTCGCCGTCGGCGTCGCGCAGCAGGGTGATGCGGTTGCCGCTGGGAACCGAGGTCGTGCCCTTGGCCTTGATGATGCCCGCGATGAAATCCTTGGGCCGCAGCGGCGGGGCCGAGCCGCCCCGGCCTTCGGCGACCAGGATGTCGCCGTTGGGAAGGACCAGCGTCTGGCGCGGGATGCCGAGGTCGGTGGCGATCGCCGTGACGGTGAAGCCCTCCGGCACGGTCGGTTTCCGGTCGCCCCAGTTGGCGGGCTTGGCGATCTTCATGCTGGGCAGCAGACCGTGCTGCTGCTCGGGCAGCGGCGGGTTGGCGCCGTAGACGGGCTGCGACGGGTTGTTGTCGTCGCAGGCGGTCAGCAGGGCGGCGAGCGCGGCGGCGGCCAGCAGGCTGGAGCGTTTCATCGCGCGTCCCCCGTGTGATGGCCCATGCGCAGGCCCATGCGGAAGCTGGAGAAGCCGAACCAGGTGGCCAGGAGGGCGGTCACGGTGACCGCCGCCGACAAGATCAGGCCCTCCGGCATGGTTCCCCAGGCGTCCCGCGCGTGCACGAAGGCGTTGACGAGGCCAAGCGCGAACGTGATGACCAGCAGGACGAAGTAGGGAAGCCCGCGGCCGCGGCGCCGGCCGGCGCGGAACAGGTCGATGAAGGCCCAGAGGAGCGAGAAACCGGCGAAGACCATGCCGCCGGCGATCAGCCAGGCGGCGAAGTTGCTCCACTGGATCTCGAAGCTCCTGGAATAGGCGATGTCGCAGAGCAGGCCCCCCAGGAACAGCGGGAGGGAGGCGGCGAGCAGCACCGCGTGCAAGGGATGGATGGCCCTTGCCGGTCTGCCGTGATCGACGATGGCTACCAAGACGTCATCTCCTTGCCCGACGGGGGTCCGCGCCGGAGCGGCGCGGAAATCAATCTTTTCAATGGGCAGGCAGGAAGATGGTTCCGCGCGGCGGCCGGCCGGCGATCAGGGCACCAGCCGGTAGCCGCCGGGCTCCGTCACCAGGATCTCGGCGTTGGACGGATCGCGCTCGATCTTCTGGCGCAGGCGGTAGACGTGGGTTTCCAGCGTGTGGGTGGTGACCCCGGCGTTGTAGCCCCACACCTCGCCCAGCAGCGTCTCGCGCCCGATGACCGCGCCGCCGGCCCGGTACAGGTATTTCAGGATCGCCGTTTCCTTCTCGGTCAGGCGGATCTTGCGGGCGCCGCCGTCGGCCAGCAGCAGCTTGCCCGCCGGGCGGAAG
Proteins encoded:
- a CDS encoding MBL fold metallo-hydrolase, whose amino-acid sequence is MTARTVSDACSGAPDTPPDFTVRFWGVRGSIASPGPDTVRYGGNTPCVELRCGDALLVLDAGTGLRPLGEALMRRGEPVDVDLLLTHSHLDHICGLPFFAPAFDAASRVRIRAGHLERERTMRSVLECMMSAPLFPVPVEIFRADCTFHDFVSGQTLAVKPGVTVRTAALNHPDGATGYRVEFAGRSLCYVTDTEHPAAGRDPAVMELVRGSDLLIYDCTYTDAEYAARVGWGHSTWEECLRIADEADVKRAVIFHHDPRRSDAELDVIATAAEARRPGTLVAREGMALPL
- a CDS encoding sorbosone dehydrogenase family protein, encoding MKRSSLLAAAALAALLTACDDNNPSQPVYGANPPLPEQQHGLLPSMKIAKPANWGDRKPTVPEGFTVTAIATDLGIPRQTLVLPNGDILVAEGRGGSAPPLRPKDFIAGIIKAKGTTSVPSGNRITLLRDADGDGQYEERTVFADQLNAPYGLAFVNGQIYVANQDALVRFPYHEGQTRAEGPPEKVTDLPSYINHHWTKSLAASPDGRFLYVGIGSNSNITERGMPAEADRAMVWEIDAQTGAHRPYATGLRNPTALAIQPGTGTLWAVVNERDELGPNLVPDYLTSVREGAFYGWPYSYWGQNVDPRAQPQKPEMVAAAIKPDYALGSHVAALGVAFSSPAMGERFADGVFVGEHGSWNRSVPSGYKVIFVPFRDGAPAGDPVEVVTGFMGEDGNTYGRPVGVTVDPKGALIVADDLSNTVWRVAASDRSPTAAGPADMGSAATDGNGSSN
- a CDS encoding DUF2231 domain-containing protein — protein: MVAIVDHGRPARAIHPLHAVLLAASLPLFLGGLLCDIAYSRSFEIQWSNFAAWLIAGGMVFAGFSLLWAFIDLFRAGRRRGRGLPYFVLLVITFALGLVNAFVHARDAWGTMPEGLILSAAVTVTALLATWFGFSSFRMGLRMGHHTGDAR